In Streptomyces sp. NBC_00344, the genomic window GACAAGTCGCTTGCCCGGCACACCGCCCATCGCGGCCAGATCTCCGAGGTTCGCCGCAGCCGGGCCGGTGAAATCCATCGCGAGCCCCTCCACCGGAGCCGACGCGAGAACCGGAAGCGCCTCGCCCAGCCGGTCGAAGTACGAGGCGATGAGCAGCCGCGGACGGCCGGCTGACGCGCCGAGTTCACGGTAGGCATGGGCGACGGCGTCGAGTTCGTCCCGGGAGCGGTCCTGGACCAGCGCGGGTTCGTCAAGCTGTACCCACTCGGCGCCCGCGGACCGGAGATCGGCGAGCACACCGGCATACACCGGAAGGAGGCGTTCGAGCAGCGTCAGCGGCTCGAACCCGTCCGCGACACCGGGGGCAGGCTTCGACAGCAGCAGGAAGGTGATGGGTCCGAGAAGTACCGGCCGTGCGGTGAGACCGAGCGCGAGGGCTTCCCCGACCGCGCCGACCTGCGTAGCGGAGTCGGCGGCGAAGACCGTGTCCGGGCCCAGTTCGGGGACCAGGTAGTGGTAGTTGGTGTCGAACCATTTGGTCATCTCGAGTGGGGCGACATCGCGGGTGCCCCGGGCCATTGCGAAGTACCCGTCCAGGGCGTCGGCCGCGATCCCGGCCCGGTAGCGGGCCGGGATCGCGCCCACCATCACGCTGGTGTCCAGGACATGGTCGTAGTAGGAGAAATCGCCGGTCGGGACCTCCTGGACGCCGTCCTGGCGGAGCTGAAGCCAGTTGGCGCGGCGCAGACCGGCCGCGGTGTCCCGCAGGGCCCCGTCGCTGACGCTGCCCTTCCAGTACCCCTCGACGGCTTTCTTCAGTTCCCGGCTCGGGCCCTGTCGGGGGTAGCCGTACACGGTGGCCGAAGCGGCCGCGGACTTACCTGTCATGGATGTCTCCTTCGCGGGTCCGGCTCCCACGATCAGGGACCGGCGCAGTCTCCGGCGGACGCCGCACCGGTCGGTTCTGCGCCGGTGCGCGGCGGGCGGGACCGCCGGCCGGTGTGCATCGCCCCACGGGCCCGGGACGCGGCCCTACCACCCGGTCAGCAGCAGATGGTTGACGAGCAGGGGTACGACGGCCTGGACGCAGAGCCAGGGCCGTCGGCAGGAGCCGGGCAGCAGCGCGGTGGCGGGCAGCAGCCAGAGAGCGAACGGGATCCAGATGCGTTCTGTCTCGGCCTTGCTCATGCCCGACAGATCGGCGATCAGCACGGCCAGCAGTGTGGCGAGCACCAGCACCACCAGGCGGTCGGCGGCGGTGGCCCGGCCGCCGCGCAGCCTGCTGACCGTGGCCGGGGACGAAGCCAGGGCGCGGCGGAGCCCGGCCACGGTGGCAAGCCCGATGATGATCACCGCATTGGCCAGGTTGCCCCAGATCCAGTAACTCTGCGGCCGGATGCCGCCGGAGCCCTGGTAGTAGCGTTCGACCAGCAGGCGATAGGCCTCCCACCAGTTGAAGCCCGCAAGGGTGAACGTCAGCGCGACGATCACCACCCCGGCCAGGACCGGCAGTACGGGGCGGAGCGTGCGGGTGAGCAGCAGAACGGCGGCCGCGGGGACGGCGATGAGCGTCAGCCCGTAGGACAGATAGAGCATCCAGCCGAAGAGAAGTCCGGCCCCCAGTGCGGTGGGTACGGGCCGGCGGGCCGTCCGGGTGGCGGCCAGGACCAGCAGCGCGATCCCCCAAGCGGCGACGGCCGCGAAATAGCCGTCCGCCGACGTGCCCATCCATACGGCGGCCGGGGCCAGCACCAGGAAGGGAGCGGCGCGGCGGGCGGTCCCTTCGTCGGTGAGGGCCCGCAGGGCAACCAGGACGGCAGCCGCCGCCGAACTCCCGGCAGTGATGCACCAGACGCCGGCCCATCCGCCGCCGCCCAGCCCGATCCGGTCCAGCCAGACGAAGGTGAGCGTGGCTCCCGGCGGATGACCTGCCACATGGGCGGGATAGTTGTGCGGGGCGCCGATCAGAATGTGGTGGGTGAAGTCCCGCAGCGCCGGCCCAATATGCGTGAAGGCGCCGATGGACCGCAGATATTCGCTGCTGGTGGTGAGCTGTTCGGCGATCCCGCGGTGCCACCCGTCGATCAGTGCCAGGGACCAGATCCAGGCGGACGCGACGGCCCAGCAGGTCACGGCCAGCGGGCGCCAGGCGAGACGGTCCGCGACGGCCGGTCCATGAATGATCACCGTCGTCGCGACCACGAGCGCCGCCGGGGTGCCGGGGCCCAGGTGCGGAAGCCAGGTGGCCAGCAAGGGGGGCCACCCGACGCGCAGGGTGCCGTCGGTGTCCTCGATGACGGTTCCAGCGACCGCGGCCGCGATGACCAGGAGGGCGGCGCCGAGGGCCGCCAGCACATCCGGCCGGTGTCCGCCGTGTCCCTGACGGGGTACGGCCTGGTCCTGAGTGGCGGGGGCGGGGGCGGTCACGGCCACACGTTAGGGCCCGGGCCCGCGGTCCGGCCCACGACACCACCGTCCGTCATGGAACCGTCAGATCCCCGCGGTGATGCGGTCCGAACTCCGCGGTGCCGCCCATGCCGTCAGCGTTTCGTCATGGTTCCCGGCCCCCTGAGAGCCCGTGCACAGGCCTAACGTCGGAGCGCGGCGGTGGACGACCGCCCACGTAACCGCCGAGGAAGTGTCATGGGCGTCGAGCAGTGGACCACCACCGGAGAAGAGACCGCGGACGAGCAACGGGACCCGTGGATCCTGAGCCCCGCGCAGCCGGGATTCTGGCGCAGCCCGCTGCGCGGACCGTGGCTGACGGCGTTGCTGGGCTTCGTACTGCTGGCCGGTGTCACCGTGCTGATCGTGACCGGGCTGCTGTCCTACGCCGCGTACAACCCCGATCTCGCACGCGTCAATGACAAGACGCCGGACAAGGGCCTGCTCGGCTTCTACCTCTTCTCCTGGCCCACCGATCCGCACTGGCTCTACCGCCTGACCCAGGGCGTCCATGTGACGCTCGGGGTGGTGCTGGTCCCGGTGCTGCTGGCGAAGCTGTGGTCCGTCGTCCCCAAGCTGTTCGCGCTGCCTCCGGTGAGATCGGTGGCCCACGCACTGGAGCGGATCTCGCTGCTTCTGCTGGTCGGCGGGGTGCTCTTCGAGTTCGTCACCGGGATGCTCAATGTGCAGCTGGACTATCTCTTTCCCGGTTCGTTCTACCGACTGCACTTCTATGGTGCCTGGGTCTTCATCGGGGCCTTCGCCGCTCATGTGACCCTCCGCTTCCCGCAGGCCGTACGGGTGTTGCGGACACACGGGCTGCGGGCGCCCCTGCGCGGGCCCGCGGCATTCCGCCAGGAGCCACCGGACGAATCCGGCCTGGTGACACCGCGGCCGGCTGCCCCGACGCTCTCCCGCCGCGGTCTGATCGGCCTGGTGGGCGGGGGATCGGTGCTGCTGTTCGTGGTGACCGCAGGGCAGAGCATCGGGGGCCCGCTGCGCAGGACGGCGCTGCTCGCCCCGCACGGGGGGCCGGAGCCCGTCGGCGGCCCCGGCGGCTTTCAGATCAACAGGAGTGCGGCCGTCGCGGGCGTCGGAACGCAGGACACCGGCGACGGCTGGCGGCTGGTGGTGCGAGGACCCGACGGGAGTACCGTGCGCCTCGCCCGCGCCGAGCTGCTGCATATGCCCCAGCACCGTGCCGAACTCCCGATCGCCTGCGTGGAGGGCTGGTCGACACCGGACCAGAGCTGGTCGGGTGTACGGCTGCGGGACCTGGCGGCCCTGGTCGGTGCGGGCGACGCGCTGCCGGCGCTCGTGACGTCGTTGCAGACGCACGGCTCCTTCCGCGAGGCGGCGCTGCGGGACAACCAGGTAGGCGACCCGCGCTCGCTGCTCGCGCTACGGGTCAACGGCGCCGACCTCACCCCCGATCACGGATACCCGGCACGGATCATCGTTCCCGCCGCGCCCGGGGTGCTCAACACCAAATGGGTGGCCTCGGTGGCCTTCGGGGAGCTGTCGTGAAGCGGATGAGGCGGTGGTACGGGGCGGGGCCGCTGCACTGCGGGGTCCTGCTCGCCTCGTTCGCGGCGGCCGGCTTCGCGGGGGTGCGCCTCCTGGACGGCGACCGGTTCCTGATCGCCGTGTGGTTCGTCGGCGCGGCGGTGCTGCACGATCTGCTCCTGGTGCCGCTGTACGCGCTGGCCGACCGGGCGCTGCGCGCCATGCCTGGTGTCAGGGCCGGGGGCTGGATCAACACGTTCCGGGTGCCCGCCGCACTGTCCGGGCTGCTGCTGCTCGTCTGGTTCCCACTGATCCTCGGTCCTGCTCCCCGCTACGAGCGGTCCACCGGTCTGCCCGCCGGAGTCTTCCTGTCCCACTGGCTGCTGATCACTGCTGCGCTCTTCGCGGTGTCGCTGCTGTGGCGGCTGGCCGGTGCGCTGCGGGGTGGGGCGGCAGGCCGGGGGCCCCGGGGCCCCCGGGCCGGTCAGTGACCCGGGTGCCGCGAGCGCGGGGAGCGCCGGCCCGGCCGTCGCCACGCGAGAGGCCGCCTCCGTGATCGAACGACCGTTTGAGCCGTATCGCGAGGGCCGGACTGCTGGGCCTCGCTCCAATCGCAGAAGGGGGCATATCGTGGATTAGGGCCTATTCGGACAGGTGGTCACATCATGCCAGAGCTGCTGACACTGATATTGCTGGTCATATGTGCCGTTGCGGTCTACGGGGCGGCCGCCGCGCGCGTGGTGAAGCAGTACGAGCGGGGCGTGGTGTTCCGCCTCGGCCGGGTGCGCGGCCAGATCCGGGAGCCCGGGTTCACCATGGTGCTTCCGCTGGTGGACCGGCTCCGCAAGGTGAATCTGCAGGTCATCACGATGCCGGTGCCCGCACAGGACGGCATCACCCGCGACAATGTCACCGTCCGGGTGGACGCGGTGATCTATTTCAAGGTGATCAATGCCGCCGATGCGCTCGTGGAGGTCGAGGACTACCGTTTCGCGGTGTCGCAGATGGCGCAGACCTCACTGCGTTCCATCATCGGTAAGAGTGATCTCGACGATCTTCTCTCGAATCGGGAGAAGCTGAATCAGGGCCTTGAATTGATGATCGACAGTCCGGCGGTCGGCTGGGGTGTGCAGATCGACCGGGTGGAGATCAAGGACGTGTCGCTGCCGGAGACGATGAAGCGGTCGATGGCCCGGCAGGCCGAGGCGGACCGTGAGCGGCGGGCCCGGGTGATCAACGCCGACGCGGAGCTGCAGGCGTCCAAGAAGCTGGCCGACGCGGCCGGTGTGATGTCGAAGGAACCGGCCGCACTGCAGCTGAGGCTGCTGCAGACGGTGGTCGCGGTGGCGGCCGAGAAGAACTCCACGCTGGTACTGCCCTTCCCGGTCGAACTGCTGCGCTTCCTGGAACGGGCCCAGCAGAATCAGCCGGAGCAGGCCTCGTCCGCGGAGCGGGCCGCCCCGACCGGCCCGCCCGCGGGGACCGGCACACCCGGCCTGTCCGAACAGCTTCCGGCCCCCGGGCCGCCCGCGGCGGGTGAGCCTCCGCCGGATGCGGACGGTCGCTGAATCGAAGCGCGGCCCGGCACCTCCGGCCGCCCGGCGGGGTCTCCCGGCGCGAGACCGTACCTGCGCATGGGGGCGCAGCCGACAGCCCGTTCGCCCGCTCACCCCGGGGGCGCCCGGCGCGGCCGCCACCGCGATACTGAGCGGTATGCGCATTGACTTCGACCCCGCCGAAACGCCTGTCGACGCCTTCTACCGCCTGCTGACCGCGGTCGTGGTGCCCCGGCCCATCGCCTGGGTGTCGACCATCCACCGGGACGGGGTGTCGGACAACCTGGCCCCGCACTCCTTCTTCACGGTCTCCAGCGTGTCGCCGCCGATCGTCCAGTTCACCTCGGTGGGCCGAAAGGACTCCCTGCGCAACATCGAGGACACGGGCGCCTTCGTCGTCAACTTCGCTCCCGAACACCTCTTCGAGCAGATCAACGGGACGGCTACCGACTTTCCTCGCGGGACCAGCGAGTTCGACGCCATCGGCATCGCGCGTGAGCCCAGTCTGCGGGTGAAGCCGCCGCGCGTCGCAGGCTCACCGGTCGCTCTCGAATGCGAACTGCACAGCACCGTCGGCTTCGGCTCCTCCACCGTGGTCTTCGGGCGTGTCGTGCATGCGGCGGTCGACGAGTCCGTGATGACCAACGGACACCCCGAGTACACCCGGCTGCGCCCGCTGGCCCGGCTGGGCAAGAACGAATGGGGAACCCCGGGCGAGGTGCGCGAGATCGCCCGCATCCCCTATGACCAGTGGAACGGCTGAAGCTGCCCGCAGCAGTCCCGGATGTGCTCAGAAGTGCGTGGCCATGCCGAACACCCGGCGCAGTTGGCCATGTCCCGGAGGTCGCGTTCAGCCGGTTCGTACCGACTTCAGACCCTCGGCTGTCATCATGACCGGAACCCTGGGGCTGAGCCTCCGGGGTTCCGGCCGGTGTCGGAAAGAGGGGGCCCGCCCGTCAGGTGAGCGCGCCGCCGAGCTGCGACAGTCGCCCGGGCTCTACTCGCACGCCACCCCGTCCCCGTCACGGTCCAAGTGCCGCCCGTAACCGGGGTCACCTGCGTGGAGCGGTGCGGCGCCGGCCGCACGTACCGCGGTGCAGTTCGCGTAGTACGTCGAGCCGCCGCCGGAAGTCGAACTGCCGCCACCGGTCCCAGCGGCAGCCGGCCTCGGGGCCACAGTGACCCGGACCGTTTTCGTTCGAGTGACGGTGGGCGCAGGCTTCGGGGTGGCCTCCACGGTCACCGTGGCCGCGGGAGAAGGGTGGGCCGCGGCGGTCTCCGTGGCGGTGGCCGTCACCGTGGGCGCGGGAGCAGGTTTCGCACTGGCAGTTGCTTCGGTGCCCCCGCCGCTGCCGGCACCACCGATCGCCACGCCGATGATGAACACACCGAAAGCCGCCGGGATGACGACCCGCTTCCGTGCCCACCCGGGCCGCCCGGACGGAGAAGCGGGGCGGGGCTGTGGCGGCGGCCCCCACTGCCCCCACTGCGGTCCCGACGGTGACTGGTTTCTGCGTGCCATGCGCGTCCCCCCAAGGATGCTCTGTGCGAGGGGACGACCGTAGCGGCACACCTTCACCTGATGTGAGGGCCATGTTCCGTTAGTGGCGAAACTGTGACCGATTGGTGGTGAAGGGGTGGCGCATCCGGCGTCATGTGAGTCACCGCGTGCGGCATCGCTCTCCCGGCCCGGACGCGGCAACTCACGTTCTCCGCCTGTGCCATGGCCATCTCGCCGGGCCGGGGAACCCGCACGTGACGACTGCCCGGAGCTACTGGCCTTCGGGGCGCGTGCGGTTCACCGGATGGGCGGCGCGGGCGGGCCGCAACCGGCCGGCCCGATGTGTTTCGCCATGCACGCGGGGAGGGGTCGGCCCTCAACCGCCGGCCGGGCCGGCGTCCGGGCTGAGCGCGCCCGCGCCGATCAGCAGGAACAGCGCGGCACCGAGCAGGATCCGGTAGATCACGAACGGCATGAAGCTCTTGGACGTGATGAACTTCATGAACCACGCGATCACGGCATATCCAACGGCGAAGGCGACCACGGTCGCCAAGAGCGTCGGGCCCCAGGCCACCTGGCCTTGCCCGCCGGCATCCTTCAACTCGAAGGCGCCCGAGGCCAGTACGGCGGGAATGGCCAGCAGAAACGAGTAACGGGCGGCGGCCTCACGGGTATAGCCCATCAGAAGGCCACCACTGATCGTGGCGCCGGAGCGCGAGACACCGGGAACCAGTGCCATCGCCTGGCACAGGCCGAAGACGAGACCGTCCCTGATGCTCAGGTCCTGAAGCGACTTGCGCTGCTTCGCCGCCCGGTGTCTGGCGCCCGTCTCGTCGCGGGCGGCCAGCCGGTCGGCCACGCCGAGCACCAGACCCATCGCGATCAGAGTGAAGGCGATGACACGCAGATCCCGGAAGGTGGTGTCGATCTGGTCCTTGAGCACGAGTCCCAGAACGCCGATCGGGATCGATCCGACGATAACCAGCCATCCCATCTGTGCGTCGTGATCACCGCGCAGCGAACGGTCGGTCAGGGACCGGAACCAGGCCGAGACGATCCGGGCGATGTCCTTGCGGAAGTAGATGACGACGGCTGTCTCGGTACCGATCTGTGTGATCGCGGTGAAGGCCGCTCCGGCATCGGGCCAACCGGCGAAGGCCGACGTGAGCCGCAGATGGGCACTGGAGGACACAGGCAGAAACTCGGTCAGC contains:
- a CDS encoding molybdopterin-dependent oxidoreductase, yielding MGVEQWTTTGEETADEQRDPWILSPAQPGFWRSPLRGPWLTALLGFVLLAGVTVLIVTGLLSYAAYNPDLARVNDKTPDKGLLGFYLFSWPTDPHWLYRLTQGVHVTLGVVLVPVLLAKLWSVVPKLFALPPVRSVAHALERISLLLLVGGVLFEFVTGMLNVQLDYLFPGSFYRLHFYGAWVFIGAFAAHVTLRFPQAVRVLRTHGLRAPLRGPAAFRQEPPDESGLVTPRPAAPTLSRRGLIGLVGGGSVLLFVVTAGQSIGGPLRRTALLAPHGGPEPVGGPGGFQINRSAAVAGVGTQDTGDGWRLVVRGPDGSTVRLARAELLHMPQHRAELPIACVEGWSTPDQSWSGVRLRDLAALVGAGDALPALVTSLQTHGSFREAALRDNQVGDPRSLLALRVNGADLTPDHGYPARIIVPAAPGVLNTKWVASVAFGELS
- a CDS encoding slipin family protein, which produces MPELLTLILLVICAVAVYGAAAARVVKQYERGVVFRLGRVRGQIREPGFTMVLPLVDRLRKVNLQVITMPVPAQDGITRDNVTVRVDAVIYFKVINAADALVEVEDYRFAVSQMAQTSLRSIIGKSDLDDLLSNREKLNQGLELMIDSPAVGWGVQIDRVEIKDVSLPETMKRSMARQAEADRERRARVINADAELQASKKLADAAGVMSKEPAALQLRLLQTVVAVAAEKNSTLVLPFPVELLRFLERAQQNQPEQASSAERAAPTGPPAGTGTPGLSEQLPAPGPPAAGEPPPDADGR
- a CDS encoding flavin reductase family protein translates to MRIDFDPAETPVDAFYRLLTAVVVPRPIAWVSTIHRDGVSDNLAPHSFFTVSSVSPPIVQFTSVGRKDSLRNIEDTGAFVVNFAPEHLFEQINGTATDFPRGTSEFDAIGIAREPSLRVKPPRVAGSPVALECELHSTVGFGSSTVVFGRVVHAAVDESVMTNGHPEYTRLRPLARLGKNEWGTPGEVREIARIPYDQWNG
- a CDS encoding excalibur calcium-binding domain-containing protein, with the translated sequence MARRNQSPSGPQWGQWGPPPQPRPASPSGRPGWARKRVVIPAAFGVFIIGVAIGGAGSGGGTEATASAKPAPAPTVTATATETAAAHPSPAATVTVEATPKPAPTVTRTKTVRVTVAPRPAAAGTGGGSSTSGGGSTYYANCTAVRAAGAAPLHAGDPGYGRHLDRDGDGVACE
- a CDS encoding undecaprenyl-diphosphate phosphatase → MSWFESFVLGFVQGLTEFLPVSSSAHLRLTSAFAGWPDAGAAFTAITQIGTETAVVIYFRKDIARIVSAWFRSLTDRSLRGDHDAQMGWLVIVGSIPIGVLGLVLKDQIDTTFRDLRVIAFTLIAMGLVLGVADRLAARDETGARHRAAKQRKSLQDLSIRDGLVFGLCQAMALVPGVSRSGATISGGLLMGYTREAAARYSFLLAIPAVLASGAFELKDAGGQGQVAWGPTLLATVVAFAVGYAVIAWFMKFITSKSFMPFVIYRILLGAALFLLIGAGALSPDAGPAGG